A genomic region of Candidatus Neomarinimicrobiota bacterium contains the following coding sequences:
- a CDS encoding class I SAM-dependent methyltransferase, with protein sequence MSLNKYDAWGRVVYHIPDNSLVLDVGCSKGHVAKLLCEKNCDVTGIEINKNDAEFAKRYCSKVIVGDVETLDTLPFPVNYFDVILFGDILEHLKNPEKTLKKFVLYLKNEGRIVASMPNVANWAIRLNLLFGRFDYQKNGILSKYHLRFFTLKTIKQIFNNAGLKIIEIDVTPGLHLLTLYNALIGRLLSKIPGYDLFTYSLTKLFKTFFSQQFIVIAKKYNIEKMKSRNKRLVFTKSPKAISRRAR encoded by the coding sequence ATGAGCCTAAATAAATATGATGCATGGGGAAGAGTTGTTTACCATATTCCTGATAATAGCCTGGTATTAGATGTAGGTTGTTCCAAAGGTCATGTTGCAAAATTGTTGTGCGAGAAAAACTGCGATGTAACTGGTATAGAAATCAACAAAAACGATGCTGAATTCGCAAAACGTTATTGTAGCAAAGTTATAGTTGGGGATGTCGAAACATTAGATACTCTCCCCTTTCCAGTTAACTATTTCGATGTCATCTTATTTGGAGATATCCTTGAACATTTAAAAAATCCAGAAAAAACATTAAAGAAATTCGTCCTTTATTTAAAAAACGAAGGACGAATTGTCGCCTCAATGCCAAATGTAGCTAACTGGGCTATACGATTAAATTTATTATTTGGCAGGTTTGATTATCAGAAAAACGGTATATTATCAAAATACCATTTGAGATTTTTTACACTTAAAACAATAAAGCAAATATTCAATAATGCAGGATTAAAAATAATCGAAATAGATGTAACTCCTGGACTTCATTTACTAACATTATACAATGCTCTAATAGGTAGATTGCTATCTAAAATCCCTGGTTATGATCTTTTCACTTATTCACTAACTAAATTATTTAAAACATTCTTCTCGCAACAATTCATAGTTATAGCTAAAAAATATAATATTGAAAAAATGAAAAGTCGTAATAAACGTCTTGTATTCACGAAGTCGCCGAAGGCGATTTCCCGAAGGGCAAGATAG
- a CDS encoding nucleotidyltransferase family protein: MNHPLKTIFNLITSKTVALKPIEIENNFEYFENYEILPFIAYHVEQKSIKLNSGILSQLLQNSRELDILRKKYFKAELRNFLEILQGEELIIFKGGIQLISPYWNNYDGYLPKDIDLLLKRNRKEKIIKLIFKNYQIVSENYNRTVIQTKDRMVTFDLHFFPVNNVPENSIIEYLIKSCNFYDFDKFKILIPSFNISLVYRLYHTFYHHNDFLPIHPFDIIDIYYLLKKSLEYENLSTTISIIDNFHLMHTFIPIYKFLKEKIRLNLPSINYINIPEKLISILFTEISYPAFLYYAFARNILLKMKKSDSTSNSDFYKLIQYRIYPEIKCDYNNLASRFFHLIKAILSSILAEFYYQKKL; the protein is encoded by the coding sequence ATGAATCATCCCCTAAAAACCATTTTCAACCTTATTACCAGTAAAACTGTAGCTTTAAAACCCATCGAGATAGAAAATAATTTTGAATACTTTGAAAACTATGAAATACTACCCTTTATCGCCTATCATGTTGAGCAGAAAAGTATTAAATTAAATTCAGGTATTCTAAGCCAACTTTTACAGAATTCAAGGGAATTAGATATCCTCAGAAAAAAATATTTTAAAGCTGAATTAAGAAATTTCTTAGAAATTCTGCAGGGTGAAGAATTAATAATTTTTAAAGGTGGTATCCAATTGATTAGTCCATACTGGAATAACTATGATGGTTACCTTCCAAAAGACATTGATCTATTGCTCAAAAGAAATAGAAAGGAAAAAATTATTAAATTGATCTTTAAAAATTATCAAATAGTTTCAGAAAATTATAATCGAACAGTTATCCAGACAAAAGACAGAATGGTAACTTTTGATCTTCATTTCTTCCCTGTTAACAATGTTCCCGAAAATTCTATAATTGAATATCTAATAAAATCCTGCAACTTTTATGATTTTGATAAATTCAAAATTCTTATCCCCTCTTTTAATATATCTCTCGTATATAGACTATATCATACCTTTTATCATCATAACGACTTTCTCCCTATACATCCTTTTGACATTATTGATATATATTATCTTCTAAAAAAATCACTGGAATATGAAAATTTATCTACCACGATTTCAATTATAGATAATTTCCATTTGATGCACACGTTTATACCTATTTACAAATTCCTTAAAGAAAAAATAAGATTAAACCTTCCCTCAATAAACTATATAAATATACCAGAGAAACTCATATCGATATTATTTACAGAAATTTCTTACCCAGCTTTTCTATATTATGCATTTGCAAGGAATATTCTTCTTAAAATGAAAAAGTCAGATTCAACATCAAATTCTGACTTCTATAAACTTATTCAATATCGCATATATCCCGAAATAAAATGCGATTATAATAATTTAGCATCGAGATTTTTTCATCTTATCAAGGCAATCTTGTCATCAATATTGGCTGAATTTTACTACCAGAAAAAACTATAG
- a CDS encoding PqqD family peptide modification chaperone yields MKSISLDSMPIRNEDILEKEVDDGIILYNPNEEKIFSLNNTAAYIWTLCDGKNTVSNIINSLKEDFNNINDGIIDIVKNSIKEMIDNHLVKLKEK; encoded by the coding sequence ATGAAAAGTATCAGCTTAGATTCAATGCCAATAAGGAATGAAGACATACTAGAAAAGGAAGTAGATGACGGAATAATTTTATATAACCCTAATGAAGAAAAAATATTTTCTCTGAACAATACCGCTGCTTATATCTGGACTCTATGCGATGGCAAGAACACAGTTTCAAACATAATAAACTCACTAAAAGAAGATTTTAACAATATAAATGACGGTATAATTGACATAGTTAAAAACTCGATTAAGGAAATGATAGACAATCATCTTGTAAAACTTAAAGAAAAATGA
- a CDS encoding O-antigen ligase family protein yields the protein MRNTILQENQINKIVIILTIPITLLIAYLLIKIDPVFAIVAAIGGGILIFTFINTDFAIYILIFSMLLSPELGARTTRGEGITIRIDDIILSVIIFTWLAKMAIYKELGIFRKTPLNVPISYYLIACFIATALGVLAGRVNPLRGAFFILKYIEYFMIYFMVANQVHSKKQVERFIISMQITFLLVILIALSQIPTGQRLTAPFEGQEGEPNTLGGYILLLMSLNMSLILNLPPKSYPRPILRKLLSFVTLLSIVPLLLTNSRGSWLATVPVIISYIIISKRRYIVLAFTVAFIFLAPYILPQTVVDRIKYTFKEQQGWARSLQEELPGGIVVDPSASERLRSWKKAFRDIKKHPLFGYGITGWRFLDAQFIRVMIETGLVGLATFIYLLYSIIKQTKKMKDETKIPFFKAIAQGFIIGTVAMIFHSIGANTFIIVRIMEPYWLLCGLVQSFPTIEKEEKRILKSIEDEIKMVKLGTV from the coding sequence ATGCGCAATACTATTTTACAGGAAAATCAAATAAATAAAATAGTAATAATATTAACTATTCCAATTACTCTTCTTATTGCCTATCTTCTTATTAAAATCGATCCTGTTTTTGCTATTGTAGCTGCAATTGGAGGGGGTATATTAATATTCACTTTTATAAATACTGACTTTGCAATATACATCCTGATATTCTCAATGCTACTATCTCCTGAACTTGGAGCAAGAACCACAAGGGGAGAAGGAATTACAATTAGAATCGACGATATAATATTATCAGTAATAATATTTACATGGTTAGCCAAAATGGCAATCTATAAGGAACTTGGGATTTTTCGAAAAACTCCCCTTAATGTCCCAATATCTTACTACTTGATAGCATGTTTCATCGCAACTGCCCTCGGTGTATTAGCAGGTAGAGTTAATCCGCTAAGGGGTGCATTTTTCATCCTTAAATATATTGAGTATTTCATGATTTATTTCATGGTGGCTAATCAGGTTCACTCTAAAAAACAGGTAGAACGATTTATTATCTCCATGCAGATAACTTTTTTACTGGTAATTTTAATCGCGTTGTCACAAATACCCACAGGTCAAAGACTTACGGCACCATTTGAAGGTCAGGAAGGTGAACCTAATACACTAGGAGGATATATTCTCCTTTTAATGTCTCTAAATATGAGTCTTATATTAAATTTACCTCCAAAGTCTTATCCAAGACCCATATTAAGAAAATTATTGAGTTTTGTTACCTTATTATCAATAGTACCATTATTACTTACTAACTCAAGAGGATCATGGCTTGCAACGGTTCCAGTAATTATTAGCTATATTATAATCAGCAAAAGAAGGTACATAGTGCTTGCTTTTACCGTGGCATTTATCTTTCTTGCACCATATATTCTACCGCAAACGGTGGTAGATCGAATCAAATACACGTTTAAGGAACAACAGGGATGGGCAAGGAGTCTTCAAGAAGAGCTACCAGGCGGAATAGTTGTTGATCCATCCGCATCTGAACGCCTAAGAAGCTGGAAAAAGGCTTTCAGGGATATAAAAAAGCACCCTCTTTTTGGGTATGGAATTACAGGCTGGCGCTTTCTTGACGCCCAGTTTATTAGAGTTATGATTGAAACTGGACTGGTAGGACTCGCTACATTTATTTATCTTTTATATTCAATAATAAAACAAACAAAAAAAATGAAGGATGAAACAAAAATACCTTTTTTTAAAGCCATAGCTCAGGGCTTTATTATTGGCACTGTTGCAATGATCTTTCATTCAATTGGTGCAAATACATTTATTATAGTAAGGATTATGGAACCATATTGGTTATTATGCGGATTAGTACAGTCGTTCCCAACTATTGAAAAAGAAGAAAAGAGAATATTGAAAAGTATTGAAGATGAAATTAAAATGGTAAAACTCGGGACTGTCTAA